One genomic region from Ornithinicoccus hortensis encodes:
- a CDS encoding type 1 glutamine amidotransferase translates to MKHRLLVIQHQEMCPPAWFGAWVNGAGIETDVLDASSGRAIPAALPDHHGLVVLGGSMDADDEGTPWLPATRALIATTIAGRLPFLGICLGHQLAALALGGTVGRNPHGRYRGLSPFNPTAEGREDPLLRAVLPGAPAIQSNQDVVLDLPPGSRVLATFADGTVQAARFGERAWGVQFHPEANADVFAGWLDHEAPKVTPEVRAGFGELGDRVRAAESQLRRSWQPLAQRFAQVVRGSAGD, encoded by the coding sequence ATGAAGCACCGCCTGCTGGTGATCCAGCACCAGGAGATGTGTCCACCGGCGTGGTTCGGCGCCTGGGTGAACGGCGCCGGGATCGAGACCGACGTGCTCGACGCATCCTCGGGCCGGGCCATCCCGGCCGCGCTCCCCGATCACCACGGGCTGGTCGTGCTGGGCGGCTCGATGGACGCCGACGACGAGGGCACGCCCTGGCTGCCCGCGACCCGGGCGCTGATCGCCACGACCATCGCCGGCCGGCTGCCCTTCCTCGGCATCTGCCTAGGCCACCAGCTCGCGGCACTGGCCCTGGGCGGCACCGTCGGGCGCAACCCGCACGGCCGGTACCGGGGGCTGAGCCCGTTCAACCCCACCGCCGAGGGGCGGGAGGACCCGCTGCTCCGGGCCGTGCTGCCCGGGGCCCCGGCCATCCAATCGAACCAGGACGTCGTCCTGGACCTGCCCCCGGGCTCCCGGGTGCTGGCCACCTTCGCCGACGGCACCGTGCAGGCGGCACGGTTCGGCGAGCGCGCCTGGGGGGTGCAGTTCCACCCGGAGGCCAACGCCGACGTCTTCGCCGGGTGGTTGGACCACGAGGCACCGAAGGTGACCCCGGAGGTGCGGGCGGGCTTCGGCGAACTGGGCGACCGGGTGCGTGCCGCCGAATCCCAGCTGCGCAGGTCCTGGCAGCCGCTCGCGCAGCGGTTCGCACAGGTGGTCAGGGGGTCGGCCGGCGACTGA
- a CDS encoding ABC transporter ATP-binding protein: MSEQTPDPATEPDGGATTATAERDVLVDVRGVKVHFPIKRGIIFDRTVGHVYAVDGMDLQILRGETYGLVGESGCGKSTFGRALLQLEELTEGEVVFDGTDLASLKGEALRRRRHDMQMVFQDPLGSLDPRQTVEQLLLEGMKAHGLVKGQDAHERLVGLLQAVGLPKTALQKYPHEFSGGQRQRVGIARALSVDPKLIVADEPVSALDVSVQAQVVNLLEDLQEEFGLTYLVIAHDLAVVRHISDRVGVMYLGSLVEEADADDLYALPLHPYTRALMSAVPVPDPVVEDSREQILLAGDLPSPANPPSGCRFHTRCPWRQETRCDTERPELRTLQVEGATQSHRVACHWAEQIASGELQPHAVEIQVTDPTEGASDTGEEFFGPASVSEVG; the protein is encoded by the coding sequence ATGAGCGAGCAGACGCCCGACCCCGCGACCGAGCCGGACGGCGGCGCCACGACCGCGACCGCCGAGCGGGACGTCCTGGTCGACGTCCGCGGCGTCAAGGTGCACTTCCCGATCAAGCGCGGGATCATCTTCGACCGGACCGTCGGCCACGTCTACGCGGTGGACGGCATGGACCTGCAGATCCTGCGCGGTGAGACCTACGGGCTGGTCGGCGAGTCCGGGTGCGGCAAGTCGACCTTCGGCCGGGCGCTGCTGCAGCTGGAGGAACTCACCGAGGGCGAGGTGGTCTTCGACGGCACCGACCTGGCCTCCCTCAAGGGCGAGGCGCTGCGACGTCGCCGCCACGACATGCAGATGGTCTTCCAGGACCCGCTCGGCAGCCTGGACCCCCGACAGACCGTGGAGCAGCTCCTGCTGGAGGGGATGAAGGCACACGGGCTGGTCAAGGGCCAGGACGCCCACGAGCGCCTCGTGGGGCTCCTGCAGGCCGTGGGGCTGCCCAAGACGGCGCTGCAGAAGTACCCGCACGAGTTCTCCGGCGGTCAGCGGCAGCGGGTCGGGATCGCCCGGGCACTGTCCGTCGACCCCAAGTTGATCGTGGCCGACGAGCCGGTCAGCGCCCTCGACGTCTCGGTGCAGGCGCAGGTGGTCAACCTGTTGGAGGACCTGCAGGAGGAGTTCGGTCTCACCTACCTGGTGATCGCGCACGACCTCGCCGTGGTCCGGCACATCAGCGACCGGGTCGGCGTGATGTACCTCGGGTCCCTGGTGGAGGAGGCGGACGCGGACGACCTCTACGCGTTGCCCCTCCACCCCTACACCCGGGCGCTGATGTCCGCCGTGCCCGTCCCGGACCCGGTCGTGGAGGACAGCAGGGAGCAGATCCTGCTCGCCGGCGACCTGCCGAGCCCGGCCAACCCGCCGAGCGGCTGCCGGTTCCACACCCGCTGCCCGTGGCGGCAGGAGACCCGGTGTGACACCGAACGTCCCGAGCTGCGCACGCTGCAGGTCGAGGGCGCGACGCAGAGCCACCGGGTCGCCTGCCACTGGGCCGAGCAGATCGCGTCCGGTGAACTGCAACCGCACGCCGTCGAGATCCAGGTCACCGACCCGACCGAGGGTGCGAGCGACACGGGTGAGGAGTTCTTCGGCCCCGCCTCCGTGAGCGAGGTCGGCTGA
- a CDS encoding ABC transporter ATP-binding protein: MTTVSSATTGALLEVEDLRVTFGQKGKRQFTAVDGVSFTVNPGETVGLVGESGCGKSVTSLAIMRLLPNRGNTVTGSVRFAGQDLFSLSDGEMRDRRGRDLAMIFQDPLSSLNPVVPLGTQVTEVLQRHKGMKRGPAKTRATELLDKVGIPDPTRRLSEYPHQLSGGMRQRALIAMALACEPRLLIADEPTTALDVTIQAQILALLRELVVDSGTALIMITHDLGVVAGLCDEVNVLYGGRIVERAQRHDLFKVPRHPYTGGLLASIPRLDDPRGRRLSPVPGSVADNIPWDSACAFAPRCSSAIDTCRTVTPDLVADDAVPDARLLRCHNPLPVDGSQAPTAPADPTTTTEAS; this comes from the coding sequence GTGACGACGGTGAGTTCTGCGACAACCGGTGCACTCCTGGAGGTCGAGGACCTCCGGGTCACCTTCGGCCAGAAGGGCAAGCGGCAGTTCACCGCCGTGGACGGCGTGAGCTTCACCGTCAACCCGGGCGAGACCGTCGGCCTGGTCGGCGAGTCAGGTTGCGGCAAGTCCGTCACCTCGTTGGCGATCATGCGCCTGCTCCCGAACCGCGGCAACACCGTCACCGGCTCGGTCCGGTTCGCCGGTCAGGACCTGTTCTCGCTGTCCGACGGTGAGATGCGGGACCGTCGTGGCCGGGACCTGGCGATGATCTTCCAGGACCCGCTCAGCTCGCTGAACCCGGTGGTGCCGCTGGGCACCCAGGTCACCGAGGTGCTGCAGCGACACAAGGGGATGAAGCGCGGGCCGGCCAAGACCCGGGCCACCGAACTGCTCGACAAGGTCGGCATCCCGGACCCCACGCGACGGCTCAGCGAGTATCCCCACCAGCTCTCCGGCGGGATGCGGCAGCGGGCACTCATCGCGATGGCGCTGGCCTGCGAGCCACGGCTGCTGATCGCCGACGAGCCCACGACCGCCCTGGACGTCACCATCCAGGCGCAGATCCTGGCGCTACTGCGCGAGTTGGTGGTCGACTCCGGCACCGCCCTGATCATGATCACCCACGACCTCGGCGTCGTGGCCGGTCTGTGCGACGAGGTCAACGTGCTCTACGGGGGCCGGATCGTGGAGCGCGCCCAGCGACACGACCTGTTCAAGGTCCCGCGGCACCCCTACACCGGTGGCCTGCTGGCCTCCATCCCCCGGCTGGACGACCCCCGCGGGCGCCGGCTCAGCCCGGTCCCCGGCTCGGTCGCCGACAACATCCCGTGGGACTCCGCCTGCGCCTTCGCCCCCCGGTGCAGCAGCGCGATCGACACGTGCCGCACCGTCACCCCTGACCTGGTGGCCGACGACGCCGTACCGGACGCCCGGCTGCTCCGGTGCCACAACCCGTTGCCCGTCGACGGCAGCCAGGCCCCGACCGCCCCGGCGGACCCGACCACGACGACGGAGGCCAGCTGA
- a CDS encoding ABC transporter permease codes for MATDTTFGQRKKDRIDSLAEAGTLSKDEGVSLLQSAWRRLRRDPVFLIGLTIVSVFVLVAIIAPFVAPFDPTKAVPELRSQISPATPIPPAQEGHLLGGDNAGRDLFSRLLVGSRQTLIVGVLATLGGLAGGMLLGTLAGGIGGWMDSAVMRVVDVMLSIPSLLMAFSIAAMFARPSQWTVILAIAIIQVPIFARLLRGSMLSQRHSDHVLAARALGVKPAAIVFRHMLPNSLGPVIVQGTLVLAVAIIDAAALSFLGLGNPDDSVPEWGQMLGAAQRFFNTFPHIAVYPAICIIVVALGFTLMGESLREALDPKSRR; via the coding sequence ATGGCGACAGACACCACGTTCGGTCAACGCAAGAAGGACCGGATCGACAGCCTGGCCGAGGCCGGCACCCTGTCCAAGGACGAAGGGGTCAGCCTGCTCCAGAGCGCGTGGCGCCGGCTGCGCCGCGACCCGGTCTTCCTGATCGGGCTGACCATCGTCTCGGTCTTCGTCCTGGTGGCGATCATCGCCCCGTTCGTGGCCCCGTTCGACCCGACGAAGGCGGTGCCGGAGCTGCGGTCCCAGATCAGCCCGGCCACCCCGATCCCGCCCGCCCAGGAGGGCCACCTGCTCGGTGGCGACAATGCCGGGCGCGACCTCTTCTCCCGGTTGCTGGTCGGGTCCCGACAGACCCTGATCGTGGGCGTGCTGGCCACCCTCGGCGGTCTCGCCGGAGGGATGCTGCTCGGCACCCTGGCCGGCGGCATCGGCGGGTGGATGGACAGCGCGGTCATGCGGGTGGTCGACGTGATGCTCTCCATCCCGTCCCTGTTGATGGCCTTCTCCATCGCGGCGATGTTCGCCCGCCCCAGCCAGTGGACGGTGATCCTGGCGATCGCCATCATCCAGGTGCCGATCTTCGCCCGGCTGCTGCGCGGGTCGATGCTCTCCCAGCGGCACAGCGACCACGTGCTCGCCGCCCGCGCCCTCGGCGTGAAACCGGCCGCCATCGTCTTCCGGCACATGCTGCCCAACTCGCTCGGTCCGGTGATCGTCCAGGGCACCCTGGTGCTGGCCGTGGCGATCATCGACGCCGCCGCCCTGTCCTTCCTCGGGTTGGGCAACCCGGACGACTCCGTCCCGGAGTGGGGCCAGATGCTCGGCGCAGCGCAGCGGTTCTTCAACACCTTCCCGCACATCGCGGTCTACCCGGCGATCTGCATCATCGTGGTCGCGCTCGGCTTCACCCTGATGGGTGAGTCGCTGCGCGAGGCCCTCGACCCCAAGTCACGGAGGTGA
- a CDS encoding ABC transporter permease → MLKFIVRRLLQAVLAMFMMSLLLFAWLRSLPGGPVSALLGERGTPESAAALREQLGLNDSIFVQYWRFLTRAVQGDFGISNGVFRGQPAMEVFLQRFPATIELSIIAIAIALVLAIPLGYLAARRRGGIFDTGSVIFSLVGVAVPVFFLAYVLKYIFAVRWGLLPPSGRSGVGINATHITNFYILDGIMTREWDAVWDALKHLILPALALSSIPFAIIFRITRASVIEVMDEDYVRTARAKGLTSSTIRGRHIMRNALIPVVTIIGLQIGALLAGAVLTEKVFAFPGIGDALAQGFTLRDYPILQVVIMMAALIYIIVNLLVDIAYAIIDPRVRTR, encoded by the coding sequence GTGCTGAAATTCATCGTGCGCCGGCTGCTCCAAGCAGTGCTGGCCATGTTCATGATGAGCCTGTTGCTCTTCGCCTGGCTACGCTCGCTGCCCGGTGGTCCCGTCTCCGCCCTGCTCGGCGAGCGCGGCACCCCGGAGTCCGCAGCGGCGCTGCGCGAGCAGCTGGGGCTCAACGACTCGATCTTCGTGCAGTACTGGCGGTTCCTGACCCGGGCCGTCCAGGGCGACTTCGGCATCTCCAACGGGGTCTTCCGGGGCCAGCCCGCGATGGAGGTCTTCCTCCAGCGCTTCCCCGCCACCATCGAGCTGAGCATCATCGCGATCGCGATCGCCCTGGTCCTGGCGATCCCGCTGGGCTACCTGGCGGCACGGCGCCGCGGCGGGATCTTCGACACCGGCAGCGTGATCTTCTCCCTGGTGGGTGTCGCCGTCCCCGTCTTCTTCCTCGCCTACGTGCTGAAGTACATCTTCGCCGTCCGGTGGGGCCTGTTGCCCCCGTCGGGGAGGTCCGGCGTCGGGATCAACGCCACGCACATCACCAACTTCTACATCCTCGACGGCATCATGACCCGGGAGTGGGACGCCGTCTGGGACGCCCTCAAGCACCTGATCCTGCCGGCGCTCGCGCTCAGCTCGATCCCGTTCGCGATCATCTTCCGGATCACCCGGGCCTCGGTGATCGAGGTGATGGACGAGGACTACGTGCGGACCGCGCGGGCCAAGGGCCTGACCTCCTCGACCATCCGGGGCCGGCACATCATGCGCAACGCCCTGATCCCGGTCGTCACGATCATCGGCTTGCAGATCGGTGCCCTGCTGGCCGGCGCCGTGCTGACCGAGAAGGTCTTCGCCTTCCCCGGGATCGGCGACGCCCTGGCCCAGGGCTTCACGTTGCGGGACTACCCCATCCTCCAGGTGGTCATCATGATGGCCGCGCTGATCTACATCATCGTCAACCTGCTGGTCGATATCGCCTACGCGATCATCGATCCACGCGTCCGGACCCGGTGA
- a CDS encoding ABC transporter substrate-binding protein, with translation MINRKFAAAAGVAAMALVLSSCAQSQRDDDTGGDGGGDAGSETDGGSGEAPEPTDGTFVFGAAGAPTTFDPFYASDGETFRVSRQIFQNLVGIEAGGTEGVPELATDWEGSEDGLTWTFNLQEGVTFHDGTDFNAEAVCANFERWADQNEVGQNPAVAYYYGNDFGFGDDSLYGGCEATEELTAEITITRPTGKFPMVLSQSAYAIQSPTAMEEYNANDVKAEGEAFVYPEYAEEHPTGTGPFKFESYDNAGATVTLVRNDDYWGDAAGVANLVFKIIPDENARRQELEAGTINGYDLPNPVDWASLEEGGNQVMIRDPFNILYLALNSVADPQLEDPLIRQALYHAIDRETLVQNQLPEGAEVATQFIPNTVSGYNSSIEPYAYDPDLAKDLLAEAGASDLTIDLWYPTEVTRPYLPDPQRIYDAVKADWEAVGVTVNPVSKPWSGGYIDGTQQSQAPAFFLGWTGDLNSADNFLCAFFCGDDNQFGTEPLPFHQELQDALRAADGEPDEETRTAMYEELNANIMSEDWLPGLPISHSPPAIVVGPNVEGLIASPLTAEDFSTVTVTE, from the coding sequence ATGATCAACCGCAAGTTTGCGGCAGCCGCCGGCGTAGCCGCCATGGCGCTGGTCCTGTCGTCCTGCGCGCAGTCCCAGCGCGACGACGACACCGGCGGCGACGGTGGTGGCGACGCCGGCAGCGAGACCGACGGCGGCTCCGGTGAGGCTCCCGAGCCCACCGACGGCACGTTCGTCTTCGGGGCGGCGGGTGCGCCGACCACCTTCGACCCGTTCTACGCCAGCGACGGCGAAACCTTCCGGGTGTCCCGGCAGATCTTCCAGAACCTGGTCGGTATCGAGGCCGGCGGCACCGAGGGAGTCCCCGAGCTCGCCACCGACTGGGAGGGCAGCGAGGACGGCCTGACCTGGACCTTCAACCTCCAGGAGGGCGTGACCTTCCACGACGGCACGGACTTCAACGCCGAGGCCGTCTGCGCCAACTTCGAGCGGTGGGCCGACCAGAACGAGGTCGGGCAGAACCCGGCCGTGGCCTACTACTACGGCAACGACTTCGGCTTCGGCGACGACTCGCTCTACGGTGGCTGCGAGGCGACCGAGGAGCTCACCGCCGAGATCACCATCACCCGCCCCACCGGCAAGTTCCCGATGGTGCTCAGCCAGTCGGCATACGCGATCCAGTCGCCCACGGCGATGGAGGAGTACAACGCCAACGACGTCAAGGCCGAGGGTGAGGCATTCGTCTACCCTGAGTATGCCGAGGAGCACCCGACCGGCACCGGCCCGTTCAAGTTCGAGTCCTACGACAACGCCGGCGCCACGGTGACCCTGGTCCGCAACGACGACTACTGGGGCGACGCCGCGGGCGTGGCCAACCTGGTCTTCAAGATCATCCCGGACGAGAACGCCCGCCGGCAGGAGCTCGAGGCCGGCACCATCAACGGCTACGACCTGCCGAACCCGGTCGACTGGGCCTCCCTGGAGGAGGGCGGCAACCAGGTGATGATCCGTGACCCGTTCAACATCCTCTACCTGGCGCTGAACTCGGTGGCCGACCCGCAGCTGGAGGACCCGCTGATCCGGCAGGCCCTCTACCACGCCATCGACCGCGAGACGCTGGTCCAGAACCAGCTGCCCGAGGGAGCCGAGGTGGCCACCCAGTTCATCCCGAACACGGTGAGCGGCTACAACAGCTCGATCGAGCCGTACGCCTACGACCCGGACCTGGCCAAGGACCTGCTCGCCGAGGCCGGCGCCTCCGACCTGACCATCGACCTCTGGTACCCGACCGAGGTCACCCGCCCGTACCTGCCGGACCCGCAGCGCATCTACGACGCGGTGAAGGCCGACTGGGAGGCCGTCGGCGTGACGGTGAACCCGGTGTCCAAGCCCTGGTCCGGTGGCTACATCGACGGCACCCAGCAGTCGCAGGCCCCGGCCTTCTTCCTCGGCTGGACCGGAGACCTGAACTCGGCGGACAACTTCCTGTGCGCCTTCTTCTGCGGTGACGACAACCAGTTCGGCACCGAGCCGCTGCCGTTCCACCAGGAGCTGCAGGACGCGCTGCGGGCCGCCGACGGCGAGCCGGACGAGGAGACCCGCACGGCGATGTACGAGGAGCTCAACGCCAACATCATGAGCGAGGACTGGCTGCCCGGTCTGCCGATCTCGCACAGCCCGCCGGCGATCGTGGTCGGTCCGAACGTCGAGGGGCTGATCGCCAGCCCGTTGACGGCCGAGGACTTCTCCACGGTCACGGTCACCGAGTAA
- a CDS encoding (deoxy)nucleoside triphosphate pyrophosphohydrolase, with the protein MTVVAALLVDDLVRPTRLLAARRSAPPELAGCWEFPGGKVEPGEDLVQALRRELREELGTELTLGDRLPAPHEEGWPLTGAWRMHLWWAVPQHRPEPLEDHDALRWLAPEDLHSVPWLRTNVAIVTAVAQRMLAG; encoded by the coding sequence ATGACCGTCGTCGCCGCCCTGTTGGTCGACGACCTGGTGCGGCCCACCCGGCTGCTGGCCGCCCGGCGCAGCGCGCCGCCGGAGCTGGCTGGCTGCTGGGAGTTCCCCGGCGGCAAGGTCGAGCCGGGCGAGGACCTGGTGCAGGCCCTGCGGCGCGAGCTGCGCGAGGAGCTGGGCACGGAGCTGACGTTGGGGGACCGACTGCCCGCGCCGCACGAGGAGGGGTGGCCGTTGACCGGCGCCTGGCGGATGCACCTGTGGTGGGCGGTCCCGCAGCACCGACCGGAACCGCTGGAGGACCACGACGCACTGCGGTGGCTGGCGCCGGAGGACCTGCACAGCGTGCCCTGGCTGCGCACCAATGTGGCGATCGTCACGGCCGTGGCGCAGCGGATGCTCGCGGGCTGA
- the typA gene encoding translational GTPase TypA, with the protein MPLASRDDVRNVAIIAHVDHGKTTLVDAMLWQAGAFAEHAAAAHAVERVMDSGDLEREKGITILAKNTAISYAGPSAAALGQVDGVTINIIDTPGHADFGGEVERGLSMVDGVVLLVDASEGPLPQTRFVLRKALAARLPVILCVNKVDRPDARIEAVVGEVEDLFLDLMDDAGLEEGLDFPIVYASAKAGRASLTRPADGELPEEENLEPLFRTLLETIPAPSYDPEVPLQAHVTNLDSSPFLGRLALCRVRSGTIRKGQQVAWCRRDGSTEKVKITELLLTEALERVPADEAGPGDIIAIAGIPEITIGETLADADDPRPLPLITVDEPAISMTIGTNTSPLVGRVKGAKVTARLVKDRLDKELVGNVSLRVLPTERPDTWEVQGRGELALAILVEQMRREGFELTVGKPQVVTRTVDGALHEPVEHLTIDAPEEHLGTITQLLAARKGRMDQMSNHGTGWVRMEYVVPSRGLIGFRTEFLTETRGTGIAHHVFDGYAPWFGEIRTRQSGSLVADRSGAATTYAMFNLQERGTLFVEPTTEVYEGMIVGENSRADDMDVNITKERKLTNVRSAGADVLERLIPPRRLSLEQSLEFCREDECVEVTPEAVRIRKVVLDHVERNRATARARRS; encoded by the coding sequence ATGCCTTTAGCCTCACGCGACGACGTCCGTAACGTCGCCATCATCGCCCACGTCGACCACGGCAAGACCACCCTGGTCGACGCCATGCTCTGGCAGGCCGGCGCGTTCGCCGAGCACGCTGCCGCCGCCCACGCCGTCGAGCGGGTGATGGACTCCGGGGACCTGGAGCGGGAGAAGGGCATCACGATCCTGGCCAAGAACACCGCGATCTCCTACGCCGGCCCGTCCGCGGCGGCCCTGGGCCAGGTCGACGGCGTGACGATCAACATCATCGACACCCCCGGCCACGCCGACTTCGGCGGTGAGGTCGAGCGCGGCCTGTCCATGGTCGACGGGGTGGTCCTGCTGGTCGATGCCTCCGAGGGCCCGCTGCCGCAGACCCGCTTCGTGCTCCGCAAGGCGCTCGCGGCCAGGCTCCCGGTCATCCTGTGCGTCAACAAGGTGGACCGTCCGGACGCCCGGATCGAGGCCGTGGTGGGCGAGGTCGAGGACCTGTTTCTGGACCTGATGGACGACGCGGGGCTGGAGGAGGGCCTGGACTTCCCGATCGTCTACGCCTCGGCCAAGGCCGGACGGGCCTCGCTGACCCGTCCCGCCGACGGCGAGCTGCCCGAGGAGGAGAACCTCGAGCCGTTGTTCCGCACCCTCCTGGAGACCATCCCGGCCCCGTCCTACGACCCGGAGGTCCCGCTGCAGGCGCACGTGACCAACCTGGACTCCTCTCCGTTCCTGGGACGTCTCGCGCTGTGCCGGGTGCGTTCCGGCACGATCCGCAAGGGTCAGCAGGTGGCCTGGTGCCGCCGGGACGGGTCGACCGAGAAGGTCAAGATCACCGAGCTGCTGCTCACCGAGGCGCTGGAGCGGGTGCCCGCCGACGAGGCCGGCCCGGGCGACATCATCGCGATCGCCGGGATCCCGGAGATCACCATCGGGGAGACCCTGGCCGACGCCGACGACCCCCGGCCGCTGCCGTTGATCACGGTCGACGAACCGGCGATCTCGATGACCATCGGCACCAACACCTCCCCGCTGGTCGGGCGGGTGAAGGGCGCCAAGGTCACCGCCCGCCTGGTCAAGGACCGGCTGGACAAGGAGCTCGTCGGCAACGTCTCGCTGCGGGTGCTGCCGACCGAGCGTCCGGACACCTGGGAGGTGCAGGGCCGCGGCGAGCTGGCGCTGGCCATCCTGGTGGAGCAGATGCGCCGGGAGGGGTTCGAGCTGACCGTCGGGAAGCCGCAGGTGGTGACCAGGACGGTCGACGGCGCCCTGCACGAACCGGTCGAGCACCTGACCATCGACGCCCCCGAGGAGCACCTGGGGACGATCACCCAGCTGCTGGCGGCCCGCAAGGGCCGGATGGACCAGATGAGCAACCACGGCACGGGCTGGGTCCGGATGGAGTATGTCGTGCCCTCCCGCGGTCTGATCGGGTTCCGCACCGAGTTCCTCACCGAGACCCGGGGCACCGGCATCGCGCACCACGTGTTCGACGGGTACGCGCCGTGGTTCGGGGAGATCCGCACCCGGCAGAGCGGCTCGCTGGTCGCCGACCGGTCCGGCGCCGCGACGACATACGCGATGTTCAACCTGCAGGAGCGGGGAACCCTCTTCGTCGAGCCCACGACCGAGGTCTACGAGGGGATGATCGTCGGGGAGAACTCCCGCGCCGACGACATGGACGTCAACATCACCAAGGAACGCAAGCTCACCAACGTCCGGTCAGCCGGGGCCGACGTCCTCGAACGGCTGATCCCGCCGCGCCGGCTGAGCCTGGAGCAGAGCCTGGAGTTCTGTCGCGAGGACGAGTGCGTCGAGGTGACGCCGGAGGCGGTCCGGATCCGCAAGGTGGTGCTGGACCACGTGGAGCGCAACCGGGCCACAGCGAGGGCCCGCAGGTCATGA
- the mshB gene encoding N-acetyl-1-D-myo-inositol-2-amino-2-deoxy-alpha-D-glucopyranoside deacetylase has product MSAGRRPLLPGDSPGVLVAVHAHPDDETLATGVALAHHVARGDRVHVITCTLGEEGEVIPPDLAHLEGSDALGPYRAGELSAAMARLGVDHEYLGGPVPRWRDSGMAGTASAEHPRAFVGADLAQAAELLAARLAELAPDAVLTYDPQGGYGHPDHIRTHEVTVAAVRSLPPAARPLLYAVLTPSSWAREDRAWLAGHVPADAGLTVPGPDEPYAVSVVDDDLVTHAVVDPAALGSQVAALREHATQVTVYDGYYALSNDIAARLAGREGYALLDPDGTFPGGPAGAGRSSGAGEPTGGGAP; this is encoded by the coding sequence ATGAGCGCCGGGCGCCGACCGCTGCTCCCGGGGGATTCCCCCGGGGTGCTGGTCGCCGTGCACGCCCACCCGGACGACGAGACCCTGGCGACCGGGGTCGCGCTGGCGCACCACGTGGCCCGCGGCGACCGGGTGCACGTGATCACCTGCACCCTGGGGGAGGAGGGGGAGGTCATCCCGCCGGACCTGGCGCACCTGGAGGGGAGCGACGCGCTCGGCCCCTACCGCGCCGGGGAGCTGTCGGCCGCGATGGCCCGCCTCGGGGTGGACCACGAGTACCTCGGTGGCCCCGTCCCGCGCTGGCGCGACAGCGGGATGGCCGGCACCGCCAGTGCGGAGCACCCGCGGGCGTTCGTGGGGGCCGACCTGGCACAGGCCGCGGAACTGTTGGCGGCCCGGCTGGCCGAACTGGCCCCCGACGCCGTCCTCACCTACGACCCGCAGGGTGGCTACGGGCACCCGGACCACATCCGCACCCACGAGGTGACGGTGGCCGCGGTCCGCTCGCTGCCCCCGGCCGCGCGTCCGCTGCTGTATGCCGTGCTCACGCCGTCCTCCTGGGCGCGGGAGGACCGCGCCTGGCTGGCCGGGCACGTGCCCGCGGACGCCGGGCTCACCGTGCCGGGCCCGGACGAGCCGTATGCCGTGTCCGTCGTGGACGACGACCTGGTCACCCACGCGGTGGTGGACCCGGCGGCGCTGGGGTCCCAGGTCGCCGCGCTGCGGGAGCACGCGACGCAGGTCACCGTCTACGACGGCTACTATGCACTCTCCAACGACATCGCCGCGCGGCTCGCGGGGCGGGAGGGATATGCCCTGCTGGACCCCGACGGGACGTTCCCGGGGGGACCGGCTGGCGCCGGGAGGTCGTCGGGCGCGGGTGAGCCGACCGGAGGGGGAGCACCGTGA
- a CDS encoding flavin reductase family protein, with product MSGQPVPSDGTGAAGEPVDPLEYRRAIGRFATGVTVVTTFAGRHDHAMTANSVTSVSLYPVLMLVSVEQDSRWHEAVAESGVWGVSILGEHGRPTAEWLASPGRPLHGQLDRIAHHRGPQTGVALLDGALATLECRTVAAHPAGDHTLVVGEVLSVESPARVEAALVHFRGRYGILP from the coding sequence GTGAGCGGGCAGCCGGTGCCGTCGGACGGCACCGGGGCGGCCGGGGAGCCGGTGGACCCGCTGGAGTACCGCCGGGCGATCGGCCGGTTCGCCACCGGGGTCACGGTGGTGACGACCTTCGCCGGCCGGCACGACCACGCGATGACCGCCAACTCGGTGACGAGCGTCTCCCTGTACCCGGTGCTGATGCTGGTCAGCGTCGAGCAGGACTCCCGGTGGCACGAGGCCGTCGCGGAGTCCGGGGTGTGGGGGGTGAGCATCCTCGGCGAGCACGGCCGACCCACGGCCGAGTGGTTGGCCTCGCCGGGACGTCCCCTGCACGGCCAACTGGACCGGATCGCCCACCACCGGGGCCCGCAGACCGGGGTCGCGCTGCTCGACGGGGCACTGGCCACCCTCGAGTGCCGCACGGTGGCCGCCCACCCCGCGGGCGACCACACCCTGGTCGTGGGCGAGGTGCTCTCCGTGGAGAGCCCGGCCCGGGTCGAGGCCGCCCTGGTGCACTTCCGCGGGCGCTACGGGATCCTGCCCTGA